Below is a genomic region from Salvelinus sp. IW2-2015 linkage group LG18, ASM291031v2, whole genome shotgun sequence.
ctccaggagagcgaATGGGTGCGCAGGCTTTTATTCCAGTCCCCCTCTAACAAACCACATTTTTAGGAATTAGCTGCTCAACCGGACCTTGATTAACTGTCTGTTTTGAGCAGAGCTGtaatcaaaagcctgcacacccagtaggtCTCCAGACTGAAGGTTGACCATGTGATTTATACAGTTGCCTAACAGGTATTCTACTTGGTGGGGTTTAAGTGTCTTGCACAAAGACAGGAGATGATACGTGGTATCAGAGAGCAGCCTCCCAGTGTCAATACCACAAACACTTTTTTATACTTACGTAGARGCCACTTACGTTTGTTTGGTCGTGGAAATTTGGTGAAAAGTCATGAAATTCAATTTGTCAAAATGTGTATGAACCCCATAGAAATCTAAATGTGTACCGTTACTGATTTTTCTTCACCTTGCATTCCTCTTTCTCTCAGATAAGTGACCATGGGGAATATGTTTGGAAGCCTGTTCAAGGGCCTATTTGGCAAGAAGGAGATGAGGATTCTCATGGTTGGACTCGATGCGGCTGGGAAAACGACTATCCTGTACAAACTCAAACTAGGAGAGATTGTTACCACCATTCCAACAATTGGTAAGGACACTTTTCCTTGAATGCATTAGCCTATCACAATTTTCTTCTTCCAAATTAGGCTATATGGAATATGTGCCTATCATTCTGTGTCCTTTGTCCAGGTTTTAATGTAGAAACGGTAGAATACAAGAACATCAGCTTCACGGTGTGGGACGTTGGCGGTCAAGACAAAATCAGGCCGCTGTGGCGCCACTACTTCCAGAACACTCAAGGTAAGATTCAAAGGAGTTTTGAGGATCGTTGGCAATGGTGGTCCATAGATGGTGCCATCGTTACAAGAATCAGAGTTGCTTATCGGAGAACCAGTGTCATATTGTCATCTATGTACTTCTTTGCAGGGCTTATCTTTGTGGTGGACAGCAACGACCGGGAGCGAGTGAACGAGGCGAGGGAGGAGTTGCAGAGAATGCTCGCGGAGGACGAGCTGAGAGATGCTGTGCTGCTTGTTTTTGCAAACAAACAGGTGCGCATGGGTACTCAAATCTGAATTCTGACTGCCTTGACTCCTTGTAGTGCTCTTTTATCCTGCTAAAAATTGTGAGTGGACCATACTCATTGACCATGCATACTTAATAATTTTTTGAATTGCCAACTCCTTGCACTATCACTGGGCTTGAGTAAGATATTGCACAGTGTGATAGACAGAGGATGAATAATTTGAACATGGTTGTTTCTTAGGACCTTCCCAATGCAATGAATGCTGCAGAGATCACAGACAAGCTGGGGCTCCACGCCCTCCGCCAGCGCAGCTGGTACATCCAGGCCACTTGTGCTACCAGCGGGGACGGCCTCTACGAGGGCCTTGACTGGCTCTCCAACCAGCTCAAGAACCAGAAATGATCCATTCCACCATTTTAGTTTTCCCTCTGTCTAACACGATGGCAGCACCGGTTCCAAGCCCCTTGCCCCCTGAAACTCCTCCCTCCCAGTCTTTCTCCAAAAAcctcatcctccacctctcttttTCTGTATCGAACCTTACTCCTGGGGCTGTAACCTGTGCtgcttgtgtgtgtactgtgtgtttagtCAGGTGAGCGCGTGCGTTGTGTGGGTGTGAAGTGTCTAGCTGGGATTAGGAGTAACCCCGGCGTGCCTTTAACACACCTGCTGTGGAAATAGTGGTCTGGCTCCTCGAGCGCCATCCCACCCTGCCCCACTGTCATGCACGATCCCCTCCTCCCCACGCCACGCATGGTTTTCACAAGGCAAATAAAGAGCAATGGTGTAAacggtcctcctctctccttggtAGATATATAACTTTATTTGTACTACCAGTGTTGAGATTGTAAAATAGGATGTGCATTTTGAAACCTTACCTAGCCCCACCTGTGATAAAACTGCATTGTAACCTGTATCAGGTTGAAGTAAATGGAAAAAGATCTCGTTCCACCGTTGGACATTCTTTGCGTTATTTGAAAACCATGCTTTTTCTTTTTGTAAAATTATATTACCCACACCTTTAATGGTTTTCCAGCGAACACTACCTTTTCCCTGCGAGAAAGAGATAAACCATGAAAGACAACCTAATAACATAAGGAAATATTCAAATGTTAAAATGAGCTTTTGAATTTAAAAACTAATGTTACATGAATTCCTCTTGGTCATTTTTCAAATTGTGAAAACTTTACATTTTGACTGAATGAATTGAAAGCAAATGTTGTCCTAATGGTAAAAGTTGTTCCTTCGTTTTCATCTTATGTCACCTATTTATTCAACTGGGCATTTCAATACATGGTTGATTTGATGTGCCTCATTGGGCTGGTCTATGGTGGACATTCAGAAGCGTCAAACTTTATTCCTAGAAATGTTACATGTCTGTTTTCTCTAGTTCTAGCATTTATCTTTGTACAACTGCTAAACCAAATGCAATTGAGCAGTATGACAAATCTTGTATATTAAATGTAGTGTCCCCTCAAGGGTGCCAACActctacatttttgttttctaccTGGAAATGTTCACAATATTATTCTTGTCTCAGAGGTTGGCAGGACCTCAGCATGCTGTACCCCAGCTGCTTGCTAATTTCCTGGATGTGATGAAGGAAAAGCACCAAATAATACGAATGCTCTTAACTGTAACGCTATGGCTAATGAAGGAAATAAGCCTAGGTCAAGGGTATGAGCGCCAACATTGGCTACATTTAGCAACTTTGTACTACATGAGTTACCAACACAAGCTATTGGTACTAGTATCTTTATTGTCAGATCTGTAAGGACTACAGGGGGCATGGGCTGGAGGGGGCTACCTGGTCATAGGGATGTTATGCTGACACGTCTGTTAAGAATGATTGAATATCTGTACGTTTTTCCCGCTACTTTTTCTGTGGGGTTTTCCTGAACATATTAAACGATTTGATCCTAAAATCTGGTGTGGCCACTGAGATCTATGTGAACAAACAAGGGTATAATTTAGCCGCTCAGGAACATTTATGGATAGCTTCTCATGCACAAACTGTCATgctattgtcgtgccattccaTTTAGAGTAAGGTatcatactacactgaacaaaaatataaatgcaacaattgcAACGATTCTAcggagttatagttcatataaggaaatcagtcaattgaaatacattcattaggccctctATGAATTttgcatgactgggaatacagatatgcatctcttggtcacagatacctttttaaaaaaggtaggagcgtggatcagaaaccagttagtatctggtgtgaccatgaCACATctcagagttgatcaggctgttgattgtagcctgttgtacacctcgatccagagcatcccaagcgTGCGCCATGGGtaacatgtctagtgagtatgcgggccatggaagaactgggacatttacaTCTTACAGGAATTTTGTacaaatccttgcgacatggggccatgtattatcatgctgaaacatgaggtgatggcggcagatgaatgatGCGATAATGGGCCTCacgatctcgtcacggtatctctgcattcaaattgcgatagataaattgcaattgtgttcgttgtccttagcttatgtctgcccatcccataaccccaccgccaccatggggcattcttttcacaacgttgacatcagcaaaccgctcgctcacacaacgccatgtacactgccatctgcccggtacagctgAAACCCGGAGCTtgcctgagacggtttctgacagtttgtgtagaatTTCCTtagctgtccgagtggctggtctcagacgatcctgcaggtgaagaagctagatgttgaggtcttgggctggcgtggttacacgtggtctgcggttgtgagcccGGTTGAAGGTACTGGCGAactctctaaaatgacgttggaggcggcttatggtagagaaatgaacattaaattatctggcaacagctctggtggacattcctgcagtcagcatgacaaatgcatgctccctcaacacgTGAgacgtggcattgtgttgtgtgacaaaacggcacatttttgtggccttttattgtccccagaacaaggtgcacctgtgaaatgatcatgctgtttaatcagcttcttgatatgccacacctgttaggtgggtggattatcttgacaaaggagaaatgatcactaatggggatgtcaacaaatttgtgcactGGGTCTTCGGAGTGCACAACTTAAGAATCATTGTGGCATTTCAAaatacaccagaaagcatgatggAGTATTTACTACGTGCACATGataaaagaaaggaacgaggtgggtagcTAACTGTGTCATTGTATCAAAGTATTTCTAAACTAAAAATcaggtttggtttcaatacttaaaGAATGGCAGGTCCAGGTAGTCAGAAAAACAGATGGGTGTTGATTAAATTGTGATTGCAGTTTTTTTAATCCTTTAAGCGCTGAGTGGTTTTTAGCGGAGTGGTTGGAAAGGATGTGGAGCCGCTCCATGAGCAATGATAGCTcagctccgctcacatactctgctaCTGACCTTCAAAACTAATACATCTATATTAATACAGACAGTGATGGATGGTGTCACAATGTTATGGAGTTTGTCTGTGCTACTGTACCCCAAGTAAAGATACTGTAGATATTGGAGAAAAAATACGTGTTTTTATGTGTATCAAAATGTGTGTTGCACTCTTATATGTTGTGAGTGAGTGTTGTCATGCCACGGAGCATATATGGCATTGTGACAGTCTGTTGCCTAGCATTAAATGCACACAAGCATACTCATGGGCCTCTGCCAATCAAATTAACCCCTGCCAGTCACACAGTCAATAACATTATTAATCCATAATATCCCCCCTGGAGAAACCACGTTTCCCatccagtttttatgcgagtCAAGTCATTCCAcctatacaaataaaaaaatcaggACAAGTGTGTTGGTAACACGAAAGTGTCGGCACAATTTTATAAAAGTCGACAGACAAtctgttcgttcgacatggtggagtactttttgtgtcggtaaaattaattatgcgacaAATTGAGGTGGAAAAGATTACTTGCGCAATTGTTGATATATAACCATCATTTCGAGGTCAATTTGCAGTCACACAAtgctatgttgtgtggtcctcccactgcgACTTGGAAAAGCATGCACGGTTTAGGCTACGCAATCtcgaaagtgcacagtgatgagcttgatgcgcCTTTCCAATAAAATCGAGGGTCTTAATTTGTATGCTTGGGACATGATGATCCGTGTTTAGCTGCCaattaacaaataaaaaatgatattGCGCCTATCCATCTAATTTTATAACCACAATTGTCRAGTGTCCACTTTATCAGATAAATGTTGTCTAGAGACCATACGCGAAAATCTGATTGGACAAATTTGCCATTTATcgcaaaagttttttttattcgATACATGAAAACAAAACCACAAAATTGTTTGTGCCAAACGtaatcacgcacagccttttatcagcAACAAAGTCAGTCTGATGGAAACACAATTCCAattatttagcacattttataacatttgcaTGAAAGTCTTTCCAAATTGGATGGTAATTTAGCTATTGTTATCAATATGACACCCAATCAAGTGAATTCAGAACAATATCCCTGAAGACTGCACAGCCAATCACATTATAATAACAATATCATGGAGGCTTGACTGAATAGATCCCTCGAATTTAAACGTGTGTCACTTTTTAGAGGTGAAAGAGAGCCGATTGGGGATTGAGAGGAGCTGCATATCTCTGGAAAGGGATTGGGCATAGAGGAACAAAGGAGGACAGTTCCAAGCTTTTCATTCTGGAAATTTTGctaaacaaaataacagaaaatggAACAAGTGAGTCGCAAATGAGGCCTGGatacaatgtataaaaatatCAAAGGAAAAcgttattttttttctcacacaaTATAaccaataaattacacaatacatttccatTAAAATAGTTTCTCTTTTTAGGATAAAGTCTATTTATGAAGGCTACAAAAACATGTGACATGACTCAATATCAGAACATGACTCAGTGACTGCTGAGCCAGTGGCAAGTGTAAAACGTGTGTCAATTGCTATTGAGTCATGGCCTTTGTGTAAATCATGTCAGCTACCTGCTTCTGTGGATGATGAGGGGCTGGGAGCGGCGAACGGGGGGTGCTGGCCACAAGAGGTGCCAAGGTGAGCGTGGAGCTACCCAGCAGATCATCCTCCCCACCAGAGTTCTCTTGTCTGTCGAAGACCTCCGTCCTTTGCCCTTGGTCCTCCATTAAATGACCTGGCTCAGTAAAATAATGAAGGAAAGAAATAGTCTTAGTAATCACATGCAGTATTTTAAATACATAAGGAGTTCAGTCAGATTTGTGACTAAAAATAGAATTTTACGTCAGCGTTACAGCCAATGGGCCATGTGCCTAAAAAACAAGGAAACAAGTATTTCCATAGTACATGGCACATTTCACAACGTGTATTATTGATGTCCTAACACTTTCTTGTTTGGTTTCGGTGTCATGACACAGTACCGGTCACAGAACCAACCGCTGGGAATGGAAACATCACACCTGCTACCAACTCCATGGAATCCTCAACCACAATGCTGGTACAACAAGCACCCCCAGAAATGTGCAATCATTCATAAAAGGGCTCTCTCAGTCATAGTACTCTATTGTGTTCCAACCAATTGACAAGCTATATCCTTTGCTTAGTGTTGCTATGCAGGATATATGGCTTGCAATGATCAGAAGAATGCTGGCAGGCTGCAAGCATTTCGAAAGGGACAAATTGCCTGGATCAGGCAGGCAGACTAGACAAGGAGGCAGAGTTATGGGGTTCCCATTAAGTGGATACAAAGAGCCATTGTATGGACAATATTTCCCATGTGtatctgttggaaaagcattcccgtgtgaagcaggttgagataatgctaagagtgtgcaaagctgaagaatttaaaatataaaatgcattttgatttgtttagcactttttgggttactacatgatttcatgtgtgttatttcatagtttgtcttcactattattctacaatgtagaaaatagtaaaaataWagtgaatgagtaggtgtgtccaaactttgacttgtactgcacatatatatatattttattcaacattttcagggggtgctgcagcaccctcagcacccctacttcctgcagctatgCACCTCGCCCCACTCCGCTCCAGCAAGTTTTTGAAAACAGCACAGAAATGACCTTTGATCTCCATAGATATTGTCTGTTTAGATTGCCCTTTGCCTACTGCAAACATCAGGGAATTTATTTTCAACCTTTCACTGAACTATTTTTGCTGACCGGGTGAATTTAGCGGATATTGATATATTGCTCTGAAAGAATTTGCAAACTTCCCCCACGAGGCTCCAAGCATTTATCCATTACCTGGCCTGTTGTTGTCCCTTACGGAACGagtctgtgtttttttgtgctGATTAACAGGTTAAGTTTTCAATCAGGTTTTGGAGTAGGCTGAGGAGATAGGCTGAGACAGTGTGTCGGGGGTGTCACAATTCATCAATCGGCCTCAATTTAGCCTGTACCTGGATCTCCTCTTCGGCCTTGGGAGCCCAGGCTAGGCCGTGTTCCAGTCCCATCAGACCTGTCTGGAAGGAGGTagatggagggacagaggaaggtagagagaTTGGGAataagagggggaaagagagagtgaaccagATCAGATCAAGGGGAGGGTAAAGTGTCAAGGGAGATAAATAAAGTATTATTTTGTCTGTCACTATAAAATCTGTTAACTGACTCTTGGCAGCAGATACCCAGGCTCTCACCCTGGCAGTATCTTCTCTCGTCAACTGTTGACCTTGTCTCGAGTTGAGTTCTACATCCCTCATGGTCCTTGTTCCGCACCAACTGGCCTGCCTtattaaaaactgaaattagACTGTTGCCCTTTGCCTTCCTCCTCAGGAACATTCATATTCAACAATAATATATTTGAACAGAATGTCAACTTTCTGCACTTCCCCTTTTCTCACTCAGTAACTTCTCATATCACTCAGTAACTTTACACACACCAAGTTTCTCTTGACCCTTCCTTGACCCCTAACATATACATTCCTTATGCATAAAAAGTAATCAATAATCTCTAGTATGGTAacaataagtatatttcaagctagTAATATACTCTGCTACTCAATGTAGTAATTTACTCTGCTACTCAATGTAGTAAGGTACTCTGCTACTCAATGTACTAATGCACTCTGCTACTCAATGTAGTAAGGTACTCTGCTACTCAATGTAGTAAGGTACTCTGCTACTCAATGTACTAATGCACTCTGCTACTCAATGTAGTAAGGTACTCTGCTACTCAATGTATAAATGTACTCTGCTACTCAATGTATAATCGCACTCTGCTACTCAATGTACTAATGCACTCTGCTACTCAATGTAGTAAGGTACTCTGCTACTCATGTAGTAAGGTACTCTGGCACTCATGTAGTAAGGTATCTGCCTATCAATGTAGTAAGGTACTCTGCTACTCAATGTAGTAATTGTACTGGCTAACTCAAATGTAGTAATGTACTCTGTTTATAATGTAGTAACTGATACTGTTGCTACTCAATGTAGTAATGGTAATCTCGTGCTACTCAATTGTAGTAATAGTTAAATGTTAGTGTCACCTCACAACTGTGAGTAATGTACTGAGTGTTACTCAATTGTAGTAATGTACTGTGCTACTCAATGTCAGTAATGTATGTACTGTGTACTCACTCAATTGTAGTAATGTACTTGCTACTTTTACTGACAAATGTAAGTATGTACTGTGTTACTCAATGTAGTGAATTGTACTGTGCTACTCAATGGTAGTAAGGTAGAGCTTGTGTTACTCAAGTGTAGTATGGTACTGTGTTACTCAATGTAGTATGGTACTGTGCTACTCAATGTAGTAAGATACTCTGCTACTGCAATGGTAGTAAGTACTGCTGCTACTCATGAATGGGATGAATGGTCTCTGCTACCAATGTAGTAAAGGTACGTCACTATGTGCTGCATTATACCGATGTCTTCTCCCGCCTTACAAGTAGTGCCAACGAGCAAAAAAAAAACTACGTGCTACTCGGCTCACTGCGAGTTGTCCGTGAGAGAGATTCTACTGTCTGCTTACTTTGTCCAATGTCTATGGTACTTCTCTGCTACTCAGTGCCAATAATGTAAGTAGGTGGTGACCTGGCGACCTGCGCCAATATCAATGGTAGTAACGGTTCCGGTCCGTTGAGGCTGCTCTATCGCCTGTGGCAATGTAGTAAAAAAAGCTCTTGCCTGACTTACTGTATCTCTGCCTAAACTTGACTTGATCTGTTGATTCATGTGTAATAGTGAGGTCTCTTGGCTAACTCACTGTAGTATGGTAAACTTACTGTGCTGCTGACTCTCACGAGGTCCAATTAAGTAGGCCAGTTACGTATTATGCTGCAGTTAGACTCAATGTAGTAAGGACACTTGGGGCTATTACACTGCCATGTAGTAAGTCGTAAACTCAGTGGTTACTGTGTCATGGAGTAATGGTACTGTGTTACTCAATGAGTAATGTAATGGTGTTTTACTCATGTAGTAATGAATTGCTCCTCATGTAGTAATGTACTTGCTGTACTCAATGTAGATATGCACTGTCTACTCAATGTAGCTATGGTACAGCCTCTTAGAGGCTGTCGAACGGGTCCAGTGGAACCTTCTAGGTTCTCCGCGTACTTacgtctatcacacacacacacacacacacacacacacacaccacacacacacacacaccagcacactagTGTCACACTCATAGGCGATAAGGTGAAGATGCACGGTTTGCATGAGAAGTCTTATTTGCAAATGCT
It encodes:
- the LOC111978339 gene encoding ADP-ribosylation factor 1; translation: MGNMFGSLFKGLFGKKEMRILMVGLDAAGKTTILYKLKLGEIVTTIPTIGFNVETVEYKNISFTVWDVGGQDKIRPLWRHYFQNTQGLIFVVDSNDRERVNEAREELQRMLAEDELRDAVLLVFANKQDLPNAMNAAEITDKLGLHALRQRSWYIQATCATSGDGLYEGLDWLSNQLKNQK